In a single window of the Cucumis melo cultivar AY chromosome 11, USDA_Cmelo_AY_1.0, whole genome shotgun sequence genome:
- the LOC103490447 gene encoding pentatricopeptide repeat-containing protein At2g03880, mitochondrial: protein MRRATSIFNHAPAICSVSAHSLVDEFTKFCYQRDLPRAMKAMEAMHRNRLSADAITYSELIKCCLVRGAVQQGRLVHEHVFSNGYEPKTFLINTLINMYVKFGLLDEARNLFDEMPDRNVVSWTTMISAYSNSNLNHKALEFLILMLREGVRPNMFTYSSVLRACDGLLNLRQLHGSIMKVGLESDVFVRSALIDTYSKLGAQHDALNVFNEMITGDLVVWNSIIGGFAQNSDGDEAVNLYKRMKRAGFVADQSTLTSVLRACTGLALLELGRQVHVHVLKYDQDLILNNALLDMYCKCGSLEDANLLFNRMMTEKDVISWSTMIAGLAQNGFSADALKLFESMKSKGPKPNYITILGVLFACSHAGLVNDGWYYFQSMKQHFGIDPGREHYGCIIDLLGRAGKLDEAVKLIHEMNHEPDAVTWRILLGACRVHKNVDLAIYAAKEILKLDPADAGTYILLANIYANSQKWEDAAEVRRKMGTRGVKKDPGCSWIEVSKQVHAFILGDNSHPRIEEIKRELSQLIQKLMRVGYVPDTNFVLQDLEGEQMEDSLQYHSEKLAIVFGLMSLPNQKTIHIRKNLRICGDCHIFAKLVAQLENRVIVIRDPIRYHHFRGGVCSCGDYW, encoded by the coding sequence ATGCGAAGGGCAACTTCAATCTTCAACCACGCTCCCGCCATTTGTTCTGTGTCGGCTCACTCATTAGTCGACGAGTTCACCAAGTTTTGCTATCAGAGGGATCTTCCAAGAGCTATGAAAGCGATGGAAGCAATGCATAGAAACCGTCTCTCGGCTGATGCAATTACTTACTCCGAGCTCATCAAGTGCTGCCTTGTTCGTGGGGCTGTACAACAAGGTCGGCTTGTTCATGAGCATGTTTTCTCAAATGGGTACGAGCCCAAAACATTCTTGATCAATACTCTGATTAATATGTATGTAAAATTCGGCCTCTTGGATGAAGCCCGGAATCTGTTCGACGAAATGCCTGACAGGAATGTTGTCTCTTGGACGACTATGATATCTGCTTACTCCAATTCCAATCTTAATCACAAGGCGTTGGAGTTTCTGATATTGATGCTTAGAGAAGGTGTTCGACCTAATATGTTTACGTATTCATCTGTTTTGAGAGCTTGCGATGGTTTGTTGAATCTCAGGCAGCTACATGGTAGCATAATGAAGGTGGGTTTGGAATCTGATGTCTTTGTAAGGAGTGCTCTGATCGACACTTACTCAAAATTGGGTGCACAACATGATGCCTTGAATGTTTTTAACGAAATGATTACTGGTGATTTGGTTGTTTGGAACTCCATAATTGGTGGTTTTGCTCAGAACAGTGATGGGGATGAAGCTGTAAATCTTTATAAGAGAATGAAGAGAGCTGGTTTTGTAGCTGATCAGTCTACATTAACTAGCGTTTTGCGAGCCTGCACTGGGCTAGCGCTCTTAGAGTTGGGAAGGCAAGTCCATGTCCATGTTTTGAAGTATGATCAGGATCTAATCCTTAACAACGCACTTCTTGATATGTATTGCAAATGTGGCAGTCTAGAAGATGCAAACCTTCTTTTCAATAGGATGATGACCGAGAAGGATGTCATCTCATGGAGCACTATGATTGCAGGATTAGCTCAAAATGGCTTCAGTGCAGACGCACTCAAATTGTTTGAATCAATGAAATCTAAAGGTCCAAAGCCAAATTACATCACTATACTTGGAGTTCTTTTTGCCTGTAGTCATGCCGGGCTTGTAAATGATGGGTGGTACTATTTTCAATCTATGAAGCAGCATTTTGGGATTGATCCTGGAAGAGAGCACTATGGTTGCATAATAGATCTTCTTGGTAGAGCTGGAAAGCTTGATGAAGCTGTGAAGTTGATCCATGAAATGAATCATGAACCAGATGCAGTCACGTGGCGAATCTTGCTTGGTGCTTGCAGAGTTCATAAGAATGTGGATTTAGCCATATATGCTGCTAAAGAAATCCTGAAACTGGATCCCGCTGATGCTGGGACCTACATATTATTAGCGAATATTTATGCCAATTCCCAGAAATGGGAAGATGCTGCAGAAGTTAGGAGGAAGATGGGAACTAGAGGAGTGAAGAAAGACCCAGGATGCAGCTGGATTGAAGTGAGCAAACAAGTTCATGCTTTTATATTGGGAGACAACTCACATCCAAGAATAGAAGAGATAAAGAGGGAGCTAAGCcaattaattcaaaaattaatGAGAGTGGGTTATGTCCCAGATACAAATTTTGTGCTGCAGGATCTTGAAGGAGAACAGATGGAGGATTCCCTTCAATACCACAGCGAGAAACTGGCAATTGTGTTTGGTTTGATGAGTTTGCCAAATCAGAAAACCATTCATATAAGGAAGAACCTCAGAATCTGTGGGGACTGTCATATCTTTGCAAAACTTGTTGCACAGTTGGAAAATCGAGTAATCGTCATTCGAGATCCTATTCGATACCATCATTTTCGGGGTGGTGTGTGCTCTTGTGGTGATTACTGGTGA
- the LOC103490445 gene encoding CMP-sialic acid transporter 4: MEYRRIKDQEKDGNGDGSGVVVAVADDIESLRAGKPISGSNVAKLGANAFDRSKWQQKSIVTLALTVLTSSQAILIVWSKRAGKYEYSVTTANFMVETLKCVLSLAALSRIWGSEGVTEDNRLSTTYDEVIVYPIPAALYLVKNLLQYYIFAYVDAPGYQILKNFNIISTGILYRIILKKKLSEIQWAAFILLCAGCTTAQLNSNSDHVLQTPFQGWLMAIIMALLSGFAGVYTEAIIKKRPSRNVNVQNFWLYVFGMAFNAIAMMIQDFDAIANKGFFHGYSFITVLMILNHALSGIAVSMVLKYADNIVKVYSTSVAMLLTAIVSVFLFGFHLSLAFFLGSTVVSVAVYLHSIGKLQR, encoded by the exons ATGGAGTATCGAAGGATCAAGGATCAG GAGAAAGATGGCAATGGGGACGGCAGTGGGGTTGTTGTTGCTGTGGCGGATGACATAGAGAGCTTGCGCGCCGGGAAACCAATTTCAG GGAGTAATGTGGCAAAATTGGGAGCAAATGCTTTTGATCGTTCCAAGTGGCAACAGAA GTCCATAGTTACGCTTGCACTAACAGTTCTTACTAGTTCACAAGCAATACTCATCGTGTGGTCCAAGAGAGCCGGAAAATATGAATACAGTGTTACAACTGCAAATTTCATG GTGGAGACTTTGAAGTGTGTTTTGTCGCTTGCAGCTTTGAGTCGAATCTGGGGAAGTGAAGGGGTGACTGAAGATAACAG GTTGAGCACAACTTATGATGAGGTTATTGTATATCCTATTCCTGCAGCACTTTACCTTGTCAAGAATTTGCTCCAG TATTACATTTTTGCTTATGTGGATGCACCGGGTTATCAGATATTGAAGAATTTTAATATCATCAGCACTGGTATTTTATACAGAATTATACTTAAGAAAAA GTTAAGTGAGATTCAGTGGGCAGCATTTATTCTACTATGTGCTGGGTGCACTACTGCACAATTAAATTCAAA CTCCGATCATGTTCTTCAGACACCTTTTCAAGGTTGGCTGATGGCTATA ATCATGGCACTCTTGAGTGGATTTGCTGGAGTGTACACTGAG GCTATAATCAAGAAACGCCCTTCAAGGAATGTAAATGTACAAAACTTCTGGTTATATGTGTTTGGCATGGCGTTCAATGCTATTGCCATGATGATTCAAGATTTTGATGCAATTGCGAACAA GGGGTTCTTTCATGGTTActcatttattacggttctcaTGATCCTCAATCATGCCCTCAG TGGTATTGCTGTATCTATGGTGTTGAAGTATGCAGATAATATTGTGAAG GTTTATTCTACCTCAGTGGCCATGCTTCTTACAGCAATTGTTTCTGTTTTTCTATTTGGGTTTCATCTTTCCCTTGCTTTTTTCCTTGGATCAAC TGTCGTATCGGTTGCTGTGTATCTACACTCAATCGGGAAGCTGCAAAGATAG